The genomic window GCACACATCCAACTCCATGATCCATTCAGAACACATGCATATAGATTAAGCATGATTCCATAGCACACTAACTTTGTCATTACATTACACATGAAAAACAGACATTTCTACATGGCAAGGCTATCTAGGAATATAGTCTACAGGGCAGGTGATAATTTAGTGAAACACACTGCAATGGCACACTGTATTTTCTGTAACTTTTAGTGACAACTGGTTCAAAAAGGGCAGCTTCTGGGCTTACTTGTGATACCACCATCTAGGGACATCCTATAGGGGGAGTTGCTGGGAGAATCCCTGAGGTAGTGGCCAACCATCCTGCTTGCCGCTGTAAGAACGTGACAGTACATTGACATCTAGCTAGGACACTGTGACACACAACAACAGCGACAAGCACATGACAGGACTTAGCTGAGAAACGGCTTGAAATAACTGCTCAGTACAATAGAGATTGGTAAAAACCTTTCTAGAAACTTTTAATCTGAGATGTCAACTATCAATATCCAAGCACGCAGAGATATCAAATCTATTTATCTACACTGAAACATGTTACCGATAGTTTCAGTTGATCAGTTTATACTAGAAGGTTATTAGAATGAAAAGAAGGGCCTACGTGTGCCTGCAGGTTTCCTCCGTGGGGGTTCCTGTGGTACAGACACCTGTAGCACCTTGTCTCTCTGTTCCTGAGGAAACAAACATGGCTGAGCCTGGAGCAAACgggcaaacaaacaagtcagtGCCTTACTTAGAATTAGTCAGTGTCTCACTCAGTGCCTTTCCCTGCACCAGGGGATGTTGAATATTAACATGAGGCAAAATCAGCGGGGCATAATCCTTGAATCTAAACAACACAGTCAAGAAAGATGATTTTCATAGCTCAGAACGTAAAGGTAGGATACTTCTACAAGTAGTAGTCTGAGTGCAAACCAATTTATCACCAATATCATCTAACTACCGTAGTAACTACTGTAGTTTCAGGACAGGTATACTTATTTCATATCTTAGTCTACCAGAATCTTGTTCTACAGATTATTTGGTATTCATTTGATTTGAATTACATTGAGGGAGCATGTACCTATACCTGTAGATATAGCAAAGTGCTGCTTGAAGCTGTATTGTATAGCTGTTGTACAGAGATATGATTTGTATACAATAGTATAGATTGGGACAAAGTCCTGCAACTTACCTGTTGTGCCACAGTTTTTGCATGCTTGAGGATGGCTATGACATCACCGACCACCACGATCCCCATGTCGTTCAGGATCTCCTTGCTGAGATCCAGCAGCATTGTCTTCTGGATCCTGTTGTCTGCAAAGGTGACTGCGTAGCTCGCGGCTGGTCCGGCTGGGATCCCAGCTTCCATGAAGAACTTGATCCATGTCGAGGTTTCTAACCAGGTGGAGAATTAGCCTTGGTCAATTTCGcaccggctttttagcgaatgtcTACAGCAACACTTATTCTATGGAACGTTACCTTCGAGCTTAACATGTacttacaacttacaagtaacATCTTAACAATAATTTCCAAAAAAATTCACATTACACTGCTGAGTATATTTGAAGAATGGTCAACAGTTTTAAATGCCGTAGAGACACAAGTATATAGTGACTAAAAAAATTGTCTGCTGTGTGAAGTGTTTGATGATGGTGACTTTCAACTTAACTTTAACTGGTAAATGCATGTGAATCTATACACGCGAAAGTCTGGGAGTAAATAAAAGTGTGCCGCGAAAAATTATGCACATCAGCACATGTCCTTCATGAGTCATGTCGAAGTGCCATCCCGTTTATAATTTTCATAGTCCTGGTTCCCCATCTGTGTTCTCCTCAACTAAGTGAACTAAAGATCAAATAGCCTGACCCTCTTGAAAACCATATGAAGATTATGAATTAGCTATTTTCTTTATCATATCACACTCGTACTCCTGAATTCCGTCTTGGACAGACTAGTCTATAGTCCAGACAGTCCTAGCCTCAGCTGTGCAACGGAGGTATGCAGAACACGATCCACGCACAAGGCAAACATCGCTGGAAAACTAGGCCCGTATCATACACTACGTTGACGTCTCTAGTCAGAAAATCATACCAAATGAATCCCTGATAAGTGAAGTAATGGTTGTCGTTTGTCTGTACTACTTAAACGGGGCAATAGTGGAGTTAAAGACATCAAACTGAGAAATGTTACAAACTTACCAGACTGCGACGCCATCTTAGCCCCAAACCAGGATACGTCCACTCTCGCCCAATCTCGCGATACTTGATTATGGACTATTCCAAACAAAAAGACAGGGGCCGATcgaggtaatctccaagcagatctgtcggtagcaagacagtatccatggtcGAAAACTGGCCCGTGACCATGGGGGAAACAATATCCAACTGGCCAGTGTTTTTTTGCCCATAGATACTGCCTTGCCAGTGGTAGATTAGGGCCTAGGGGAAACATAtgattttgtcttctcttgttCATCTTTAGGAAAAAGtcgatcagcaccaaggacgaaGAGAAGTTTTGTAAAAATTTGGCAAGGTTACGGATATTCGGAATGATCACAAACGCGATTTTGCTCGGATATATTCataaaggtaaaaggtaaagcggtcgaacatCAGACTGAGGGCGAAgtatgacgctttttcgttagtgCAACGCGGCTTCGCTATTAAAGGTTCGCGTATTTAGGtcaagcacacagggtcacccctactaTTCTCCATAAGTGTGCttgattcttttacgtgcagaggtttgatcatgaagccctaaagctccctcatatacgGGGCCGCCGACTTTATGTCCCCATCCGATATCGAGGACAATGCGGCTCAGTCGTGACCAGGTCCGGGCGCGCACCCGCGGGCCGATGGGCACGGAATTTGAGCTAGATGTGGTGAGAGGTAGAGGGCGCAAACCACTGCAACACGCGGATAGGACTTAAATATTGATCATacgttttatttatttcttataaaagttcctttacatttgtgccaaattacAACTTAGTCTGTAttacgcaaactccagctgtccgggggttacagggcggcgagcggtcacaggaggcttgattgaaatcaggctaatttcaactcatttcatacaaagcTAGACCTGCTATTGTACTAAGGGCGTTTTATTCTGACTCACCCTtgtaagtcacaacagttctaaattgttcaaacaaatgaaaataaacgtttgaacatgtttgaatttATCTGTATAGATCTATGCTGGATaaagattgcaaagaccgtatccaacctccttgatccaaccggcaaaatgagtttttattgcaactgtTAGATTGcgataaaaactccttttgtcaGTTGACGTtgaatacggtctttgcaacctttagatctgcttggagattgagcTAGTTCCACATTCACGGTATCCGTACAGTAAACTCACCCTCCTCCAGTAGGCCTGATTGCCTCGGCCCACAGTCTCCCGAGGGAATCAGGCCTGCTGGAGGAGGGTGAGTGAACTACCTATAACTTTATCTTATAGTATAAGTAAGCTAGTAGCAAGGCCTTGCTGATAGTAAACTGAACACCCGTTTAATACACGACCACTTTAATAAAAGATACTGTTTCCCAATATTACAGCAACGATCTTGGTTACAATACAGCATGTAACGCTACAATGTTCTTTATGCAAaatagatatgcaaatgaaagtgcaaatctttttttttcaagcgtCTTCTAGGGTCCCCTTTGTGACCACAGTCCTCAAAATGGCGGGGTACATTTTGCGGCGTCTTGTGTCTGCATGGGCGGCTAGCAGGCAGTCGACAGTTGACAAAGTTGAAGTATCTGTCAGCGTTGAGAAAGATGACGGGGGACAGCGAGGGGACGAATTCACGGAGATTTTCGGCCCCGGAGACAAGCATGAATTCGAACGGGCGTTTTACCGGCGTCTCAACGAGCAGAGAGAAGCTGGCCATTTCTGCGATGTCGCGGTTGTTGTGGAAGGACGAAACTTCCCGGCACACAGGTGAGGAGTCTGAAATCACGTTTAAATGAGTTGTTGTAGAACTAAGTTTATAGTGTTACTGTGCGACTAACGGCGTGGAGTCTGGGTGTAATCAAATCCAagctttgaaacaaagggtttACGAAATTATGCATGTTGGAAATTCGAAGAATTCTTTTCAGAGGAGGTCAACCTCCCTGGATAGGGAGTACCAAGGGGGTTAAAATACTCCTTGGGAGTACGTATCATGTTCCATCGAAGGAAAGTGAAAGTTTCCAATTCTGCCAAAGTCAGTTATCGTCTTGGAAGTTTCACTTTGTACGTTTTCGCTGGAATTTAATACGAAGTTAAAACTAGGGTTATAACTTGACttgaaaataaaggaaacagGAATtaagcctggtatccaaacctactaGTATTAGCTCTccagtctcttctgtcctctccgcaaataatcctatttgcggagaggacagaagagacggAAGCTAAGGTTTGGGATACCAGGATAACGGGAATTTGCTTCTTTTGTTGACTGATGTCTCTGTTGGATGAATTTACATATTCATTAATTttattcaaagtttgtaaaacctagctttcaacttcaacttcgataACCCCCAAATAACACctcgaggggcaaagtagggggggaggaggtcccaggctagtgggagccgtaacaaccgcgccaggcagggcgttccactcggggatggtgccggggaagaatgaatgtttgtatgagtctgtccgggcgttaagtggttgaaatttgagcgtgtggctcccctgggtgcgcccctgagctagtttcagtagactatctatGTTAATATTGATATAGTTATTAAATAGCTTAAAGAAAAAGGTGAGGCAGGCGTTCCTCCTCCTAGCTTTAATCCTTGCTTTAATCAAGGAGCGTTTATGAACAGGTCAAGGTGCTTTTGTCAACCCTGTAGATAAAAGTTCATTGCTTTGATTAAGGGGGCAATCAGGAGGATTTCCCAAACCAAGATGTCTTATCCCCGGTCTCGCAGAAAGCCACTTATTGGAACCAGAAGCTAAACTGAGAGGCTGCTGCCAGTTGAGGAAAAGGGACATCCCTACCTCTGTAACTTACAGTAACTTacgttaactacatgtatgtatcaatgTTAACAGGTGTGTGTTGGCAGCCCAGAGTGATTACTTCCTGGGTCTATTCAACCAAGCGTTTATAGAAGGTGAGCTACCTATTTAATCAAGACATTCTATCAACAGCACTTGCAATTATTCTTGATCATAACAACTTTGTGAAACCTATTCCAAACTCGTCAACATCGACAGGCGCTGCCATTTAGGGCTTCTTACACTCTCCGGTTACCATCATGTCTGGTCTATAGGCCGATCAACAATTCGAAGGCTGCATAATGTAAATTTATATACTAAGTAATGTAAACCAGCTAAGTGGTACATATCTGTCAATTTGATAGTGCtttgcagggatctccctagaaatatagagcaggatggggggagtgTGCCAGGCACAGGATAAGTGCCGCGAGggggcgaggtctggaggggggtgCACACCTCTCCGAAGGACAGCGGCTGTtgtattttgcctttttcagacataatggaagtcatttcctgcaacttcagctttacatctgtaatttccagttttgagcacaattacaggctttgctgggtaaaaattggaaaaaaataccctaactttcaaaatcaacaggatggagctgggattagaacaggatggaggagcgccactgttccattctttagggagatccctggcTTTGTAATCTCATACTAGTAGATAACATAGGCAATTAGAACCATTAAATGTGCAATAATCTGTCAGTGTGTCCTGTCGTAGTGTTTTGCTCACTGACCAGTTTTTTTCAGGCCAACAGAAGGAGGTGAAAGTCGGAGAGATCTCGGCCGATGCTATGGAACAGGTGCTGGCCTTCCTCTACACAGGCAGCTGCAGCGTGAACGTGTGGACAGCTGTGGAGGTTCTACAGGCGGCGGACATGCTGCTCCTGGCAGACTTGAAGCAGCGAATGGTTGACTATCTCgccaacctccttgatctggCAAAGAAGTTGTCACCTGACAGTGTGCTCTTCATGTACCGCCTTGGGCAGAAGTACAGAAGTGATAAGTTGGAACTTGCAGCTAGAGATAAGATAATGACCGAGTTTTTTGTCTTTGCTATGACAGAGGATTTCTTAGATATGACGAAAGATGAGTTAGCAATGTTTCTTACAGATAACAAAAGAGTTCTTGGAGGTAAGAAAGTAACAGCTGAGAGCCATGAGGAGCTTGTGTTCCAAAGTGTGCTGAGGTGGGTCCAGGCAGACTCATCAAGGGAGCAGCACATCAAAGAGCTTATGTCCAACGTCCGCTTTCCTCTTATGCAAGCCTCTTATGTGATAGATGTTGTGATGAAAGAGCCATTGATTCGAGCAGCATGTCCTGAGTTTATTGATGAGGCAATGGAGTATCAGATAACAGAGGAGGGCAAGAAGGGTGACCTGCAAACTAGTCGTACTCGCCCTGTCCTGACCGTCTCTGACTCAGTCATCTGTGCTTTGAAGCAGGACGGTTCGAGAGCCCACCTGGCTTGCTTTGTGGTGAAACACAACAGATGGTACGAGCTGCAGACCCTATGTCTGCAGGGCGGAGAGTCTGTTACTTGTGCAACCACGTTTGGGTCAGGACCAGCACTGAGTCTCATGGTAGGGACATCCTCTGGCCGTGTGTATGACGTCCAAGTCACCCAGCTAGTCGAGTTAAGCACCAGACTACCTGGAAATGTGGCATGTGACAAACTGGTATCAGTGAATGGAAGCAAGAATGTCTATGCACTTTGCAGTGAGAGAAATCCAAGTACAGGATCTATTGTGTCAAGGATGTTTTCCTTGTCTGTGGAGCATTCTATTGATACTGCTAGTTGTGAGGAGCTTCCAGGATTGCCTTTTCCATTGATACAGTATGAAGCAGTGGTTCAACAGCAGAAAATCTGGGTACTAGGCGAAAGTGCTGATCCAGGGCAAGCATACAAGACCCTGCAATGTTTTGATGTCAGTTCCTCTACCTGGTCTGATTCTGTCATCCCACTGACATTTCTCCCAAAGACACCGCATGTTGCATGTCTCCCTATTCCAGCATCTAAATCAGCACTGTGCTTTCCCTACAAGAAGTCAATGCTGCGTTTTTGTGAAAGGCTGGCCAAATGGGCGGAAGTGCGTCACTTTGGGCTGCCCTCTCCTTCTGACACAGTTGATGACTACCATATCATGTTGCAACAATTTGGCTGGCATCTTCTGAGGAAGAGACCAGTCAATGGCCAGTGTCCATATCTCTGGCAGTCGATGTTGAGGCCGGGACAGGACTGGCACTACAAGCCTTCCCTTCCATGGGACGGCTGCACCATTTTCTTTGGCACCAGTCAGTAGTTGTATGTTGTGTACTGTGCCACAGATGAAAGGTGTCCAATGTTGAGTGACAGGAATTATTTTCCTATACAGGAAATGAACTTTTGTACACTGGCTGTGGTCATTAAATACCGCAAGGAATGGTTGCCAAGAGTAAA from Branchiostoma lanceolatum isolate klBraLanc5 chromosome 4, klBraLanc5.hap2, whole genome shotgun sequence includes these protein-coding regions:
- the LOC136433535 gene encoding kelch-like protein 29 — its product is MAGYILRRLVSAWAASRQSTVDKVEVSVSVEKDDGGQRGDEFTEIFGPGDKHEFERAFYRRLNEQREAGHFCDVAVVVEGRNFPAHRCVLAAQSDYFLGLFNQAFIEGQQKEVKVGEISADAMEQVLAFLYTGSCSVNVWTAVEVLQAADMLLLADLKQRMVDYLANLLDLAKKLSPDSVLFMYRLGQKYRSDKLELAARDKIMTEFFVFAMTEDFLDMTKDELAMFLTDNKRVLGGKKVTAESHEELVFQSVLRWVQADSSREQHIKELMSNVRFPLMQASYVIDVVMKEPLIRAACPEFIDEAMEYQITEEGKKGDLQTSRTRPVLTVSDSVICALKQDGSRAHLACFVVKHNRWYELQTLCLQGGESVTCATTFGSGPALSLMVGTSSGRVYDVQVTQLVELSTRLPGNVACDKLVSVNGSKNVYALCSERNPSTGSIVSRMFSLSVEHSIDTASCEELPGLPFPLIQYEAVVQQQKIWVLGESADPGQAYKTLQCFDVSSSTWSDSVIPLTFLPKTPHVACLPIPASKSALCFPYKKSMLRFCERLAKWAEVRHFGLPSPSDTVDDYHIMLQQFGWHLLRKRPVNGQCPYLWQSMLRPGQDWHYKPSLPWDGCTIFFGTSQ